GACTGCTCGGGTCCTCCAACGTGCTCCACCGTTACATGAGTCACCAGCTCGTGCATCGTGCTGAAAGTTTTGTTGCAGGACTTTTTGGGGTTTGACAATTGCTCGGGCTCAATCCACTTACAGATGAGTTCCTGTTTGATGGGTTGCCGCATGTAACGAAAGAAGGCCCCTGCCCCGTGGTGGGCTGCCATGTTCATGTTCATGTGGCCGTAGCCGTGCAGCTGGGTCGAGGCGTAGTGCTCGGAGCGGGGGCTGGTGACCTGGCCGTACTGGTCGGGTCTGCCGTACATGTCTCCGGAGAAGCCCAGGCGCATCTGCCCATTCACCACGTTCGGCGAAGCATGGCTGGTGGCTTGTTCGTGCAGCCCCGGGAAAAGTATATGTCCCGCGGCATCGGTGTGTCCGTGGGGTCCGGCGAAGCTGCCGGCAGCGGAGGCGAAGAGGCTGTGCTGGGCGCTGgcggccgccgcctccccgaAGCCTCGGTTGCGGAACAGAAAGTCCCGGGTGGAGTTGAAAGCGGCGCTGGAGTAGGAGCTGACATGGGTCGGGTGGTGGTGGTGCCCCAGGGCCGCCGCCGCGTAGCCGGGTGCCTGCGAGGTGAAGGCGGTCTGGCCGGCCGAGGCCAGCTCGTGGGTGCTGGGGTTGATTTTGAAGGCGCCCATGCCATCGGCGAAAGGGTTGATCCCCAGCCCCACTTCTCTGTCCGTGACATCGGCCGTGGAGTGGTGGCGAGAGGATCCGAAGGTAGTGACTCCTATGGCGGGATACTGCGGTCCAGCATCCAGAAGCATCTTCCCAGCGTCGATgcagcaaccaaaaaaaaagcacgcgcgcacacacacaacgcggagagaagcagcagcagcagcagcgaaaACACCCTCTTTGGAAAGTCAGCGACGATCACCACCAAAGGAACCACATCAAAAACACCCCCCTCGGCATCAGcgcagggggaagaaaaaaaaaggggggagaaggaaaaaaaaaaaaaaaaaagaggctgatGCAGAAGGGGGAAAGAGATCTTCGGAGTtgtaaataataacaataaaaatgtgcCCCAAAAATATTCACTGTCTCTCTGCTTTGACTTTTCAGGGAGGTTTAAGTTGGGAGGGGGTTGGGTGGGCTCAAAAATAAACTGCCTGCAAATAACAATAACGGAAAGAGAGCAACAcgggcaggaaaaaaaaaaaaaaaaaaaaaaaaaaaaaggcaaaacagaaaagaaacttccttcagtgatttttttggcTATAGGAATGTTGCAAAGTGGCCGAGAGAttgtttctctctcctcttcgaGCTTCCCCACACTCTCCCcgattttttttggggggggccctttttttttttcgctttgcaaaaaaaaaaaaggcgcaAATCATGCACAATATTGTCTTTTGCGGTTTATCTTCCTGGGGAGAAACTTTCACCTCCTCAGCCGGGCGGTGAACGCGAGACTGATAGCGGCAATCATTCCTGCAGATAAATGAATTGAAAAGACGACACCGTCCCC
The sequence above is a segment of the Columba livia isolate bColLiv1 breed racing homer chromosome 9, bColLiv1.pat.W.v2, whole genome shotgun sequence genome. Coding sequences within it:
- the ZIC1 gene encoding zinc finger protein ZIC 1 codes for the protein MLLDAGPQYPAIGVTTFGSSRHHSTADVTDREVGLGINPFADGMGAFKINPSTHELASAGQTAFTSQAPGYAAAALGHHHHPTHVSSYSSAAFNSTRDFLFRNRGFGEAAAASAQHSLFASAAGSFAGPHGHTDAAGHILFPGLHEQATSHASPNVVNGQMRLGFSGDMYGRPDQYGQVTSPRSEHYASTQLHGYGHMNMNMAAHHGAGAFFRYMRQPIKQELICKWIEPEQLSNPKKSCNKTFSTMHELVTHVTVEHVGGPEQSNHICFWEECPREGKPFKAKYKLVNHIRVHTGEKPFPCPFPGCGKVFARSENLKIHKRTHTGEKPFKCEFEGCDRRFANSSDRKKHMHVHTSDKPYLCKMCDKSYTHPSSLRKHMKVHESSSQGSQPSPAASSGYESSTPPTIVSPSTENQTASSLSPSSSAVHHTSSHSTLTSNFNEWYV